The following proteins are encoded in a genomic region of Magnolia sinica isolate HGM2019 chromosome 1, MsV1, whole genome shotgun sequence:
- the LOC131257096 gene encoding peroxisomal fatty acid beta-oxidation multifunctional protein, which produces MSGMRVTIDVGTDGVAVITICNPPVNALAPQIIAGLKEKYTEALRRDDVKAIVLTGEGGKFSGGFDINVFQIIHKTGDISILPDVSVELLIDIVEDAKKPSVAAVQGLALGGGLEMTMGCHARIATPETQLGLPELSLGVIPGFGGTQRLPRLVGVSKAVQMMLSSKPIKAKEGKELGLIDAIVSSEELLRVSRLWALDIAERRKPWISSLRRTDKLGSFSEAREVLKAARQRARQTAPNMPQHQVCLDVIEEGIVKGGYAGVLKEAEAFKELVLASTSKGLVHVFFAQRATSKVPNVTDIGLKPRRIQKVAVIGGGLMGSGIATALILSNIHVVLKEVNLDYLQKGVKMIAANLRGQVTKGVMTKDKADKAMSLLKGVLDYSEFKHVDMVIEAVIENVPLKQSIFSDLEKVCPPHCILATNTSTIDLNLVGEKTSSQDRILGAHFFSPAHVMPLLEIVRTANTSPQVILDLMTVGKTIRKVPVVVGNCTGFAVNRTFFPYTQGAHILANLGVDVFRIDRAISSFGMPMGPFQLQDLAGYGVALAVGKEFASAFPDRTFPTMLVDLLVKSGRNGKNNGKGYYIYEKGSKPKPDPSVQAIIEESIRICNIMPGGKPISVSDQEIVEMVLFPVVNEACRVLDEGVVVRASDLDIASVLGMSFPTYRGGIVFWGDSVGSGYIYEKLKKWEQAYGGFFKPSQFLEERAKKGMALSAPSPSSQGSRARL; this is translated from the exons ATGTCAGGCATGCGAGTCACGATCGATGTCGGAACCGACGGAGTTGCAGTCATCACGATCTGCAATCCTCCCGTCAACGCGTTAGCTCCTCAGA TTATTGCGGGATTGAAGGAGAAATACACTGAAGCATTGCGGAGAGATGACGTTAAAGCGATCGTTTTAACTG GCGAGGGTGGGAAATTTTCTGGTGGCTTCGATATCAACGTTTTCCAGATCATCCACAAGACCG GAGATATTTCAATTTTACCAGATGTATCTGTTGAACTTCTTATCGACATAGTTGAAG ATGCCAAAAAGCCTTCTGTTGCTGCTGTTCAAGGACTCGCACTCGGTGGTGGCTTAGAAATGACAATG GGATGTCATGCGCGAATTGCTACTCCAGAAACTCAACTTGGCTTGCCAGAACTGTCACTGGGAGTTATTCCTGGATTTGGAG GTACCCAACGCCTCCCAAGACTGGTAGGGGTGTCAAAGGCTGTCCAGATGATGCTG TCATCCAAGCCAATAAAGGCCAAGGAAGGAAAGGAGCTAGGTCTTATTGATGCTATTGTATCCTCTGAAGAGTTGCTGAGAGTATCGCGACTTTGGGCCTTAGACATTGCTGAGAGGCGTAAGCCTTGGATATCTTCTCTTCGTAGAACTGATAAACTTGGTTCCTTTTCGGAAGCACGTGAGGTATTGAAAGCTGCAAGGCAACGAGCAAGACAAACTGCTCCAAACATGCCTCAGCATCAGGTGTGCCTTGATGTGATTGAGGAGGGCATTGTTAAGGGAGGATATGCTGGTGTTTTGAAA GAAGCAGAAGCGTTCAAAGAATTGGTTCTAGCAAGCACTTCGAAAGGTCTTGTTCATGTCTTCTTTGCTCAACGTGCAACATCAAAG GTACCGAATGTAACTGATATTGGACTCAAACCACGGCGTATACAGAAAGTTGCTGTAATTGGTGGGGGTCTGATGGGTTCTGGCATAGCTACAGCTCTTATCCTAAGCAATATACATGTCGTTCTCAAGGAAGTAAATCTGGATTACCTGCAGAAGGGAGTGAAAATGATTGCAG CAAACCTGCGAGGCCAAGTTACCAAAGGAGTGATGACAAAGGACAAGGCAGACAAGGCCATGTCACTTCTTAAAGGTGTATTGGACTACTCCGAGTTTAAACATGTGGATATGGTCATAGAG GCTGTTATTGAAAATGTTCCTCTTAAACAATCAATATTTAGCGACCTCGAAAAGGTCTGCCCTCCTCACTGCATTTTGGCGACAAACACGTCCACTATTGATCTCAATTTAGTTGGAGAAAAGACGTCTTCTCAAGATCGTATCTTGGGAGCACACTTTTTCAG CCCTGCTCATGTGATGCCTCTCCTGGAAATCGTGCGAACAGCGAATACCTCGCCACAAGTGATTCTTGATCTCATGACTGTTGGGAAGACCATAAGGAAAGTTCCTGTTGTAGTCGGAAACTGCACCGGCTTTGCTGTTAACCGCACCTTCTTCCCATACACTCAAGGAGCACATATACTGGCAAATCTAGGAGTGGACGTATTCAGAATTGACAGAGCAATCAGCAGTTTTGGCATGCCGATGGGCCCTTTCCA GCTTCAGGACTTGGCTGGATATGGAGTAGCATTGGCGGTGGGGAAAGAGTTCGCTTCTGCCTTCCCAGATCGCACTTTCCCGACTATGCTTGTTGATCTACTGGTGAAAAGTGGAAGAAACG GGAAAAACAATGGAAAGGGATACTATATATATGAAAAGGGAAGCAAGCCAAAACCTGATCCTAGTGTTCAAGCAATTATTGAGGAGTCTATACGGATTTGTAACATCATGCCTGGTGGAAag CCTATATCTGTGAGTGACCAAGAAATTGTGGAAATGGTTCTCTTTCCTGTCGTGAATGAGGCGTGCCGAGTACTGGATGAAGGAGTTGTTGTTCGAGCATCAGACCTTGACATTGCATCTGTTCTTGGAATGAGTTTTCCCACTTATCG GGGCGGTATTGTATTCTGGGGAGACTCAGTTGGATCTGGGTATATATATGAAAAACTCAAGAAGTGGGAACAAGCATATGGTGGATTTTTTAAACCATCCCAATTTTTGGAGGAAAGAGCAAAGAAAGGCATGGCTTTG AGCGCACCTTCTCCATCTTCTCAAGGATCAAGGGCACGCCTGTAA